The following are from one region of the Bradyrhizobium septentrionale genome:
- a CDS encoding enoyl-CoA hydratase, with amino-acid sequence MTSEIKIETGTDELLCVIRDRVAIITLNRPDARNSLSDTLTPALRTMIRTCGENPEVGVLLVTGAGKAFCAGGNVKGMGAHRDPKKLEMSYEDKVADLQERQRLLTGALASVRKPTIAALPGPAVGAGLAIAMACDIRIAAQSAFISTGYLRVALSGDYGMAWLLTRLVGTSRARELMFTSEKVDAVRCEQIGLVNRVVPDEALQDEAFALAKSMAEGPTLALRYMKDNLDEALQFDFAAARDHEAERLIRLTTTADHKEAVQAFIEKRKPVFRGS; translated from the coding sequence ATGACTAGCGAAATCAAGATCGAAACCGGCACCGACGAGCTGCTCTGCGTGATCCGCGACCGCGTCGCCATCATCACCTTGAACCGCCCGGATGCCCGCAACTCGCTGTCGGACACGCTGACGCCGGCGCTGCGTACGATGATCCGGACCTGCGGCGAGAACCCCGAGGTCGGCGTGCTGCTCGTCACCGGCGCCGGCAAGGCGTTCTGCGCCGGCGGCAACGTCAAGGGCATGGGCGCGCATCGCGACCCGAAGAAGCTCGAAATGTCCTATGAGGACAAGGTCGCGGACCTTCAGGAGCGCCAGCGCCTGCTGACCGGCGCACTCGCCTCGGTGCGCAAGCCGACCATTGCGGCGCTGCCCGGTCCGGCGGTCGGCGCGGGCCTTGCGATCGCGATGGCCTGCGACATCAGGATCGCCGCACAATCCGCCTTCATCTCGACCGGATATCTGCGCGTGGCGCTGAGCGGCGATTACGGCATGGCCTGGCTGTTGACACGGCTGGTCGGCACCTCGCGCGCCCGCGAATTGATGTTCACCTCGGAAAAGGTCGATGCCGTCAGATGCGAGCAAATCGGCCTGGTCAATCGCGTGGTGCCGGACGAGGCGCTGCAGGACGAAGCCTTTGCACTGGCGAAGTCGATGGCCGAAGGCCCGACTTTGGCGCTGCGCTACATGAAGGACAATCTCGACGAAGCGCTGCAGTTCGACTTCGCCGCCGCGCGTGACCATGAGGCCGAGCGGTTGATCCGGCTCACCACGACGGCCGATCACAAGGAGGCGGTGCAGGCCTTCATCGAGAAGCGCAAGCCGGTGTTCCGGGGTTCATAG
- a CDS encoding transcriptional regulator GcvA — MTSRLPSLNGLRAFEAAARHMSFTLAASELNVTQTAISHQIRRLEEELGVRLFIRQNRSLSLTPEAAEYLPGVRAAFNDLRLATDRLLRRDDDHVLTVSTLASLAAKWLLPRLSAFQEAHPGIDVRITTSTSLVDFHRDKVDAAIRYGRGQWAGLRADWLMADELFPVCSPSLLQGSKPLNCPEDLRDHVLLHTSNANSDDWRLWLTAAGLPTDVSKQPGVTFDLLFVTLQAAIDGIGIAMGRTSYVQDDITKGRLVVPFKIALPADAGFYLVSPQGRADTPKLSAFRSWLGAAAHTAP, encoded by the coding sequence ATGACCAGCCGCCTGCCTTCGCTGAACGGCCTGAGGGCATTCGAGGCCGCCGCGCGGCATATGAGCTTCACGCTGGCGGCGTCCGAACTGAACGTGACCCAGACCGCGATCAGCCATCAGATCCGGCGGCTCGAGGAGGAACTCGGCGTCCGCCTGTTCATCCGCCAGAACCGGTCGCTGAGCCTGACGCCGGAGGCCGCCGAATACCTTCCCGGCGTCCGCGCCGCCTTCAACGACCTCCGGCTCGCGACCGATCGGCTGCTGCGCCGGGACGACGATCACGTGCTGACGGTCTCGACCTTGGCGTCGCTCGCCGCCAAATGGCTGCTGCCGCGGCTGTCGGCATTCCAGGAGGCGCATCCCGGCATCGACGTCCGCATCACCACCTCGACCAGTCTGGTCGATTTCCACCGCGACAAGGTCGACGCCGCGATTCGCTACGGCCGCGGCCAATGGGCCGGCCTGCGCGCGGACTGGCTGATGGCGGACGAGCTGTTTCCGGTGTGCAGCCCCTCGCTGCTGCAGGGAAGCAAGCCGCTCAACTGCCCCGAGGATCTCAGGGATCACGTGCTGTTGCACACCAGCAACGCCAACAGCGACGATTGGCGGCTGTGGCTGACCGCGGCGGGTCTGCCGACCGACGTCTCCAAACAGCCGGGCGTGACGTTCGACCTCCTGTTCGTGACGCTCCAGGCCGCGATCGACGGGATCGGCATCGCGATGGGCCGCACCTCCTATGTGCAGGACGACATCACCAAGGGCCGGCTCGTGGTTCCCTTCAAGATCGCGCTGCCGGCGGATGCCGGCTTCTATCTGGTGTCGCCGCAGGGGCGCGCCGATACGCCAAAACTCTCCGCGTTCCGGTCCTGGCTCGGCGCCGCGGCACATACCGCGCCTTGA
- a CDS encoding DUF1127 domain-containing protein, with protein MSQWTERDLHDIGMSRSDIVFETDKPFWRA; from the coding sequence CTGTCGCAGTGGACGGAGCGCGACCTGCACGACATCGGCATGTCCCGCAGCGACATCGTGTTCGAGACCGACAAGCCGTTCTGGCGGGCCTGA
- a CDS encoding acyl-CoA dehydrogenase family protein gives MQPLKQDQKTSSTNQPGLLAPDTTGMNFYRADPALTDLLKLHLPEALFRHIEPHLDRLGGLAGGLLDECARLADRHTPVLHQRDKFGRDVQHIEYHPAYREIEKVAFGEFGIHALSIRKGIMGWPEKYPVVAKHAFTFLFNQTEFGMGCPINVTDGCAKLLANFGSEALKAKYLDGLTQTDMSRLTQGGQFMTEKEGGSDVGTLTTRAVQDGDHWRLYGEKWFCSNADAKVVMLLARPEGAGPGTRGVGLFLMPRFLDDGAPNHYRIVRLKDKLGTRSMASGEIKLDGAIAYVVGKLDRGFVQMAEMVNSSRLSNGVKSTALMRRAFHDAMTVAKGRVVFGQRIIDLPLARRQLMKIMLPTEQALSMSFLTADALDRAEAGSQDAAALLRILTPTLKFRATRDARKVCGDAMEMRGGIGYIEEFVTPRLLRDAHLGSIWEGTGNIVAIDALKRAVGRHGADNALAADLHARLDDSPHVPQAWRSRLRDLSDRAIGFAREVAGSIDNEGDARRATSLLYHVASAVALAWEGGRIHEMRGDARRLLLSRMVIDHRVMPGDPFRLAENTVQRRMTEHLLGDRAVGMAEVGELLIAA, from the coding sequence ATGCAGCCGCTCAAGCAGGATCAGAAAACGTCATCCACCAACCAGCCGGGACTGCTGGCGCCCGATACGACGGGAATGAATTTCTACCGGGCCGATCCCGCGCTGACCGACCTCCTGAAGCTGCATCTCCCTGAAGCGTTGTTCCGCCACATCGAGCCGCATCTCGACCGGCTCGGTGGACTGGCCGGCGGCCTTCTCGACGAATGCGCGCGGCTTGCCGACCGGCATACGCCGGTGCTGCACCAGCGTGACAAGTTCGGCCGCGACGTCCAGCACATCGAATATCATCCGGCCTATCGCGAGATCGAGAAGGTGGCGTTCGGCGAGTTCGGCATTCACGCGCTGTCGATCCGCAAGGGCATCATGGGCTGGCCCGAAAAATATCCTGTGGTGGCCAAGCACGCCTTCACCTTCCTGTTCAACCAGACCGAATTCGGCATGGGCTGCCCGATCAACGTCACCGACGGCTGCGCCAAGCTGTTGGCGAATTTCGGTAGCGAGGCCTTGAAGGCGAAATATCTGGACGGCCTGACCCAGACCGACATGAGCAGACTGACGCAGGGCGGTCAGTTCATGACCGAGAAGGAGGGCGGCTCCGACGTCGGCACGCTGACCACGCGCGCGGTGCAGGATGGCGACCACTGGCGGCTCTATGGCGAGAAGTGGTTCTGCTCCAACGCCGATGCCAAGGTGGTGATGCTGCTGGCGCGGCCGGAAGGCGCGGGGCCAGGCACACGCGGCGTCGGCCTGTTCCTGATGCCGCGCTTCCTCGACGACGGCGCGCCGAACCACTACCGGATCGTGCGCCTGAAGGACAAGCTCGGCACCCGCTCGATGGCTTCCGGCGAGATCAAGCTCGACGGTGCGATCGCTTACGTGGTCGGCAAGCTCGACCGCGGCTTCGTGCAGATGGCCGAGATGGTGAACTCGTCGCGGCTTTCGAACGGCGTGAAGTCGACTGCGCTGATGCGCCGCGCCTTCCACGATGCGATGACGGTCGCGAAGGGCCGGGTGGTGTTCGGCCAGCGCATCATCGATCTGCCGCTGGCGCGGCGGCAGCTGATGAAGATCATGCTGCCGACCGAGCAGGCGCTCTCGATGAGCTTCCTGACCGCCGACGCGCTAGACCGCGCCGAGGCCGGCAGCCAGGATGCCGCGGCGCTGCTCCGCATCCTGACGCCGACCTTGAAGTTTCGCGCCACCCGCGATGCCCGAAAAGTCTGCGGCGACGCCATGGAGATGCGCGGCGGCATCGGCTACATCGAGGAATTCGTCACGCCGCGGCTGTTGCGCGACGCGCATCTCGGTTCGATCTGGGAGGGTACCGGCAACATCGTCGCGATCGATGCGCTGAAGCGCGCGGTCGGCCGCCATGGCGCCGACAATGCGCTCGCCGCCGATCTGCATGCGCGGCTCGATGACAGCCCGCACGTGCCGCAGGCCTGGCGCAGCCGGCTGCGTGACCTCAGCGATCGCGCGATCGGGTTTGCACGCGAGGTCGCTGGGAGCATCGACAATGAGGGCGATGCGCGGCGCGCCACCAGCCTGCTCTATCACGTCGCAAGCGCGGTGGCGCTGGCATGGGAGGGCGGCCGTATTCACGAAATGCGCGGAGATGCACGTAGGCTGCTGCTGTCGCGGATGGTGATCGATCATCGCGTGATGCCGGGCGATCCGTTCCGGCTTGCGGAAAATACCGTTCAACGCAGGATGACCGAGCATCTGCTCGGCGATCGCGCCGTCGGCATGGCCGAGGTTGGCGAATTGCTCATCGCAGCGTAG
- a CDS encoding SDR family NAD(P)-dependent oxidoreductase produces the protein MDIPKYKIALIVGAGEGLSASLTRLFSREGIRVALGARSIEKLGALCTETGARAYACDATKAEDVERLFGLVEREIGTPDLVVYNASGRSRGPFVELVPSEVERAIAVSAFGGFLVAQEAAKRMLPSKKGAILFTGASASVKGYAQSAPFAMGKFALRGLAQSMARELSPQGIHVAHFVIDGGIRSAARTEPADRPDSMLDPDAIALSYWNVLQQPRSAWTWELELRPWVEKF, from the coding sequence ATGGATATTCCAAAATACAAGATCGCCCTGATCGTCGGCGCTGGCGAGGGCCTCAGCGCCTCGCTGACACGGCTATTTTCGCGGGAGGGAATTCGCGTGGCGCTGGGCGCCCGCAGCATCGAGAAGCTCGGCGCGCTCTGCACCGAAACCGGCGCGCGCGCCTATGCCTGCGATGCCACCAAGGCCGAGGATGTCGAGCGTCTGTTCGGCCTCGTCGAGCGCGAGATCGGAACCCCTGATCTCGTGGTCTACAACGCCTCCGGCCGCTCGCGTGGACCCTTCGTTGAACTCGTCCCCTCCGAGGTCGAGCGGGCGATCGCGGTCTCGGCGTTCGGCGGCTTCCTGGTGGCGCAGGAAGCGGCGAAGCGCATGCTGCCCAGCAAGAAAGGCGCGATCCTGTTCACCGGCGCCTCCGCCAGCGTCAAGGGCTATGCGCAATCGGCGCCGTTCGCGATGGGCAAGTTCGCATTGCGCGGGCTGGCGCAGAGCATGGCGCGGGAACTGTCGCCGCAGGGCATCCATGTCGCGCATTTCGTGATCGACGGCGGCATCCGCAGCGCCGCCCGCACCGAGCCCGCCGACCGCCCGGATTCGATGCTCGATCCCGACGCGATTGCGCTGAGCTACTGGAACGTGCTGCAACAGCCGCGCAGCGCCTGGACCTGGGAGCTGGAATTGCGGCCCTGGGTTGAGAAGTTTTGA
- a CDS encoding GNAT family N-acetyltransferase, translating to MVALHLDDLKQYSDVLRAKDGSEIKVRFVEPRDREELQNYIRSLSAGSRYNRFLGALSELPKTELERFIHVGEADRFTVVATMLVDGFETIVGEARYAFHADTSSVEFGLSIDDRWQGHGIGKALLKNLECRAASLGAERIFGDTLRSNATMIGLARKSDYAFMQSPGDWKLVRFAKEIHVEPQDIPCASWRLAATSRLAAMSSLAV from the coding sequence ATGGTTGCGCTGCATCTCGACGATCTCAAGCAATACTCTGACGTGCTGCGCGCCAAGGACGGCAGCGAGATCAAGGTGCGCTTCGTCGAGCCGCGCGACCGCGAAGAGCTGCAGAACTACATCCGATCGCTTTCCGCGGGGTCCCGTTACAACCGCTTCCTGGGCGCACTGAGCGAGCTGCCGAAGACGGAGCTCGAGCGTTTCATTCATGTCGGCGAGGCTGACCGGTTCACGGTGGTCGCGACGATGCTGGTCGATGGTTTCGAAACCATCGTCGGCGAAGCCCGCTATGCCTTCCATGCCGATACGTCGAGCGTCGAGTTCGGCCTGTCGATCGATGACCGGTGGCAGGGCCACGGCATTGGCAAGGCGCTTCTGAAGAATCTCGAATGCCGCGCGGCGTCCCTCGGAGCCGAGCGCATTTTTGGCGACACGCTGCGTTCCAATGCGACGATGATCGGGCTCGCCCGCAAGTCCGACTATGCCTTTATGCAAAGCCCCGGCGACTGGAAGCTGGTGCGCTTCGCGAAAGAGATCCACGTCGAGCCGCAAGACATTCCCTGTGCCAGCTGGCGGCTTGCCGCCACTTCCCGCTTGGCCGCGATGTCCTCGCTTGCGGTTTGA